Part of the Streptomyces sp. WMMC500 genome is shown below.
CGCCGTCCAGCCCCGCGCGGTCCAGGCCGACGAACGTGAGGACCGCGCCGGGCGGGTGCCCGGCGATGTGCGCGGGCCAGTTGTCCGGGGTCTGGATGAGGATGTGGTCGGTGAACGTGCGGACGGCGTGCCCCAGGTCGGCGAAGCGGGCGACGGTCTCGGGCCGGGCGTACTCGTTCGTCCGCGTCAACTGCTCGGTGACGCCGTCCCGCCACCCGTCGACCAGCGCCAGGGACCAGATCCACGCCATCGACGCCGCCCACGTGGTGAGGAGCAGGCGCCGCCACGGCAGGCGGTCGGCGAGCCCCGGCCCGTACGCGACGACGGCGACGGCGACGGTGAGCGCCGCGAGGGTGGCGGGCCCCAGGTGCGGGTCCCAGGAGGCGGACAGAGGCGGCCAGCGTACGTGCAGGATGTCGTCGCCGTTGACGGCACGTCCGACGAGGACGGCCGCCGTGATCAGCGCGGCGGCGAGGCCGGCGGCCAGGAGGTCCCGGCGGCGGCCGGCGGTGCTGCGGGCCGGCGGGGAGGCGGCGGGCACGGCACCGGCCTCCGCCGCTGCCGCGGTTCCGGGCCGGGTCGCGGCTCCGGCTCCGGCTCCGGCTTCGGCGTCGGCTCCGTGCGCGGGCTGCGCGCCGGATCCCGTCGCGGTCTCGGTTCCGGTGTCTGTCTCCGTACCGGCGCCGGGCGGCCGGGTGGGTGAGGAGGTCACGTCGCCACGCTAGGCAGCGGCGGGGCGCTCGCGCCCGGAACGCGCGGCGACGTCACGCTTTCGTCAGGAGTCGGTGCCGTGATACGGGTGTATCCGCGGCCTACGGTCGGTTCATGTCCGCCGCACGCCCGCCGGCACCCGACCGGGACGCCGCCGCCGGCCCCCGCTCCGACCCCGCCACCGGCCCGGGGTCCGCCCTCCCGCCGCCCGGCCCCTTCCGGCCCGCCTTCTGGCGCAGCCCGCTGCGCGGCCCGTGGTTCACCTCGCTCCTCGGCACGGTCCTCCTCGTCGGCCTTCCGGTGATGCTGCTGACCGGCCTGCTGTCGTACGCCGCCTACAACCCCGGCCTCCACGGCAACGACCGCACCCCCGGCAAGGGCCTCCTCGGCTTCTACCTCTTCGCCTGGCCCACCGACCCCCACTGGCTCTACCGCCTCAACCAGGGCGTCCACGTCACCCTCGGCGTCGCCCTCGTCCCCGTCCTGCTCGCGAAGCTCTGGTCCGTGGTGCCCCGCCTCTTCGCCTGGCCGCCGCTGCGCTCCGCCCGGCACGCGCTGGAGCGCGGCTCGATCCTGCTCCTGGTGGCCAGCGGGCTCTTCGAGTTCGTGACCGGCATCATCAACATGCAGCTCTTCTACGTCTTCCCCGGCTCCTTCTACACCCTCCACTTCTACGGCGCGTGGGTGTTCCTCGCCGCCCTCGTCGTCCACCTCGCCACCCGCATCCCCAAGCTGCGCCGCGGGCTGCGCGACCAGGGCATGCACGAACTGCGCGCGCCCGACCCCGCGCCGCCGACGATCTCGCGGCGCGGTGCCGTGGCGCTGGTGGGCGCGGGTTCGCTGGGCCTGGTCGCGGTCACCGCGGGGCAGAGCATCGGCGGCCCGCTGCGCCGCACCGCGCTCCTCGCCCCGCACGGCGGCGGCGACCCGGGCGAAGGACCGAACGGCTTCCAGATCAACAAGACCGCCGCCGCCCTCGGCATCGAGCCGGCCGACATCGGCGAGCGCTGGCGGCTGGTCGTACGCGCCGGGAACGG
Proteins encoded:
- a CDS encoding molybdopterin-dependent oxidoreductase; translated protein: MSAARPPAPDRDAAAGPRSDPATGPGSALPPPGPFRPAFWRSPLRGPWFTSLLGTVLLVGLPVMLLTGLLSYAAYNPGLHGNDRTPGKGLLGFYLFAWPTDPHWLYRLNQGVHVTLGVALVPVLLAKLWSVVPRLFAWPPLRSARHALERGSILLLVASGLFEFVTGIINMQLFYVFPGSFYTLHFYGAWVFLAALVVHLATRIPKLRRGLRDQGMHELRAPDPAPPTISRRGAVALVGAGSLGLVAVTAGQSIGGPLRRTALLAPHGGGDPGEGPNGFQINKTAAALGIEPADIGERWRLVVRAGNGRRAVFTRAELLELPQHTASLPIACVEGWSTDDQLWRGVRLADLAALVGAEEEGVFAESVQEKGTFKAASLRDNQVRDPRSLLALHVNGAPLSRDHGYPARIIVPANPGVHNTKWVTRLTFGELP